One Gimesia aquarii DNA segment encodes these proteins:
- a CDS encoding NTP transferase domain-containing protein, translating to MNPPAAIILAAGKSTRMKSDLPKVLHPILGRPMIEYVLDAARSANCQKLVVIVGHKAEEVKTALAHHSDVEFALQAEQKGTGHAVMMCADHLANHDGPVLVLAGDTPLLKGASLARLLEIQKENQAACVVGTAITKANAGLGRIVRDAEGQFLRIVEQKDATPEEAAIEEINTGCFAFDCQQLFHALEQVKPDNSQAEYYLTDCAEILLKEGQPVFASSVFDIQEAKGVNTQDQLAEIAEIIQSAATE from the coding sequence GTGAATCCTCCTGCAGCGATCATCCTTGCCGCCGGCAAGAGCACTAGGATGAAGTCAGATCTCCCCAAAGTGTTACACCCCATATTGGGGCGTCCCATGATCGAATACGTTTTGGACGCCGCGCGTTCCGCAAATTGCCAGAAATTAGTTGTGATCGTGGGACATAAAGCAGAGGAGGTCAAAACGGCACTGGCTCACCATTCCGATGTAGAATTTGCACTGCAAGCAGAACAAAAAGGCACAGGTCATGCGGTTATGATGTGTGCAGATCATCTGGCCAACCATGATGGACCTGTTTTGGTTTTAGCCGGTGATACCCCATTGTTGAAAGGGGCTTCGTTAGCGCGCTTGCTCGAAATTCAAAAAGAGAATCAGGCAGCCTGTGTCGTGGGAACAGCAATAACGAAGGCGAATGCAGGTCTCGGACGAATTGTTCGCGATGCAGAAGGTCAATTCTTGCGGATTGTGGAACAAAAAGATGCGACTCCCGAAGAAGCCGCCATTGAGGAGATTAATACGGGTTGTTTTGCATTTGACTGTCAGCAATTATTTCATGCTCTGGAACAAGTGAAGCCTGATAATAGTCAGGCAGAGTACTACCTGACAGATTGTGCAGAGATTCTACTGAAGGAAGGACAGCCTGTTTTTGCCAGTTCTGTGTTTGACATTCAGGAAGCTAAAGGTGTGAATACGCAGGATCAACTGGCTGAAATCGCCGAGATTATTCAAAGTGCTGCGACTGAATAA
- a CDS encoding NAD(P)H-dependent glycerol-3-phosphate dehydrogenase yields the protein MNTKVAILGGGGMATACTTLLTESSDVAVSMWVRKAEVAEDLRKHRENKRLLPGVPLPESVNVTSDIDEAVKDAEYLVVAIPTEFLRTALTPLAPHLKKGLPVISVIKGIEKETFFRPSEIIADVLGPRPVVALGGPSHAEEIARRLPASVVAASGDIQLAKQTQQLFSTDRFRVYTNVDIVGVELAGALKNVIAIAAGICDGGKYGDNAKSAIMTRGLVEMNRFGSALGAEPTTFSGLAGVGDLITTCMSPFGRNRKLGEQLGQGESLEQILSKMDAVAEGVNTTRSVYDLAEDKGLEMPITTEIYRVLFEGKSPDDATQTLMTRPQREE from the coding sequence ATGAATACAAAAGTTGCAATTTTGGGCGGAGGCGGGATGGCAACTGCCTGTACAACATTACTGACTGAATCATCAGATGTTGCCGTTTCCATGTGGGTACGCAAAGCTGAGGTCGCTGAAGATTTGAGAAAACATCGAGAGAATAAAAGACTGCTCCCTGGTGTTCCACTTCCGGAATCAGTCAACGTCACTTCCGACATCGATGAAGCAGTTAAGGATGCTGAATATCTCGTTGTAGCCATTCCAACAGAGTTCCTTAGAACAGCGCTCACGCCATTAGCACCGCATCTGAAAAAAGGTTTGCCAGTCATCAGTGTTATCAAAGGCATTGAAAAAGAGACTTTTTTTCGCCCCAGCGAAATCATTGCCGATGTTTTGGGACCGCGCCCTGTTGTCGCTCTGGGCGGCCCCAGCCATGCTGAAGAAATTGCCCGTCGTCTGCCGGCAAGTGTAGTCGCAGCCAGTGGTGATATTCAACTCGCCAAACAGACCCAACAACTCTTCAGCACGGACCGTTTTCGTGTATACACGAATGTAGATATCGTCGGTGTGGAATTAGCGGGAGCGTTAAAAAATGTGATTGCCATCGCCGCAGGCATTTGTGATGGCGGCAAGTATGGTGACAATGCAAAGTCGGCGATCATGACTCGCGGTCTGGTAGAAATGAATCGCTTCGGTTCTGCATTGGGAGCTGAACCCACGACATTCTCTGGATTGGCGGGTGTAGGCGATTTAATTACAACTTGTATGAGCCCCTTTGGCCGAAACCGAAAACTGGGAGAACAGTTGGGACAAGGCGAATCTCTGGAACAGATTCTTTCAAAGATGGACGCTGTTGCAGAAGGCGTCAATACCACTCGAAGTGTGTATGACCTGGCTGAGGACAAAGGCCTGGAGATGCCCATTACCACAGAAATATATCGTGTTCTGTTTGAAGGCAAATCACCGGATGATGCGACTCAAACACTAATGACACGTCCTCAAAGAGAAGAATAA
- a CDS encoding PQQ-binding-like beta-propeller repeat protein, producing MRFSERIFSVLVFCLLIPTISAAEIWPQFRGATGSGISTEKNLPAKWSQDQGVLWSAALPGRANSSPAITANRIDITTKTNDDSLWVISFDRKSGQELRRVKVGSGSLSAPGPRNLWVHRHNAATPSPIADDQNIWAFFGTGLLVCLDAKSGEIQWKRDLVKDYGPYNITFGMGSTPRLWGDLLFVTCITKGPSYVVAFDKRSGKEVWKVNRKLPAHKDGADAYSTPTIFQNGTRTELLVSGSEHVNAYDPQTGKQLWIAGGLDIPSPFGRIIAAPVADSQTVIATSGNPGGGGLGYIKAFKQGLTGDLTKSGLLWKYDIATPDSSTPLILNDKLYMVSQNGIATCVDLKNGNPLWKKRMKGEYFSALVAGDGKVYFLNTDGLCTVISPETGNVIAENQLPGTFYSTPAISEGVIYLRSFDRLYAIKGK from the coding sequence ATGCGATTTTCAGAACGTATTTTTTCAGTCCTCGTTTTTTGCCTGCTGATTCCTACAATCTCTGCGGCAGAAATCTGGCCTCAGTTTCGCGGCGCAACCGGAAGTGGAATTTCCACGGAGAAAAACTTGCCTGCAAAGTGGTCGCAGGATCAAGGAGTTCTCTGGTCTGCCGCTTTACCAGGACGAGCAAACTCTTCTCCTGCAATCACGGCCAACCGAATTGATATCACTACAAAAACCAATGATGATTCGCTCTGGGTTATTTCTTTTGATCGCAAAAGTGGTCAGGAACTTCGTAGAGTCAAAGTAGGATCCGGATCATTATCAGCTCCCGGCCCACGCAACCTCTGGGTCCATCGACACAATGCGGCAACTCCTTCACCGATTGCTGACGACCAGAATATCTGGGCCTTCTTCGGTACGGGGCTTCTGGTATGTCTTGATGCAAAATCGGGTGAAATTCAATGGAAACGTGATCTTGTGAAAGATTATGGTCCCTACAATATTACGTTCGGCATGGGTTCAACACCCCGCTTATGGGGAGATTTACTGTTTGTCACCTGCATCACCAAAGGCCCCTCTTATGTTGTCGCATTCGACAAGAGAAGCGGGAAAGAAGTCTGGAAAGTGAATCGAAAACTGCCTGCCCATAAAGATGGAGCCGACGCCTATTCTACCCCCACTATTTTTCAAAACGGAACCAGAACTGAGTTACTTGTCTCTGGTTCAGAGCATGTAAATGCATACGATCCCCAAACAGGAAAACAACTCTGGATCGCCGGCGGGCTCGATATCCCCAGTCCCTTTGGTCGGATCATTGCAGCACCCGTGGCTGATTCTCAAACGGTGATTGCGACATCGGGTAATCCGGGAGGTGGAGGACTTGGATACATTAAGGCATTCAAACAGGGTCTAACAGGGGATCTCACCAAATCAGGATTATTATGGAAGTATGATATAGCAACGCCGGATTCTTCGACTCCCCTAATTCTGAATGACAAACTTTACATGGTGAGTCAAAATGGTATTGCCACTTGTGTGGATCTAAAAAATGGAAATCCACTCTGGAAAAAGCGCATGAAAGGAGAATATTTTTCAGCATTGGTGGCCGGTGATGGAAAAGTTTATTTTCTCAACACCGATGGACTTTGCACAGTCATTAGCCCTGAGACCGGCAACGTTATTGCTGAGAATCAATTACCAGGTACATTCTATTCCACTCCCGCGATCAGCGAGGGAGTGATTTATTTGAGATCCTTTGACCGTTTATATGCCATCAAAGGTAAATAA
- a CDS encoding RNA polymerase sigma factor, which yields MTSTDFPLLNDPPSDVPVRQASKERRSVRQQEAIGNRQVSQKKVNKNAQSEAHSESVIQEEHHFILLLLKRDPCAWRDFVTRYDKLIISRILSTCREFGMNPLPDLVEDCGAEVMAALFQGDMRGLRQFQGRSKLSTWLAVITRRTTLNFLRHQQRTAKKIQPNDSQFDIATIPDKPLQETHPVEADERVQIQSCMNQLKQTDRQVLVLYFDQKLSYAEIGQALGISENAVGPKLYRAQQRLKKLVKTRNKQI from the coding sequence ATGACATCAACTGATTTTCCTCTTTTAAACGATCCACCCAGCGATGTGCCAGTCAGGCAAGCGTCGAAGGAACGTCGAAGTGTCAGACAGCAAGAGGCCATCGGAAATCGGCAAGTGTCTCAGAAGAAAGTAAATAAAAACGCACAATCCGAAGCCCATTCCGAATCAGTTATTCAGGAAGAGCATCATTTTATCTTGCTATTACTCAAGCGTGATCCGTGTGCCTGGCGCGATTTTGTTACCCGCTATGATAAGCTGATTATCAGTCGAATTCTTTCTACCTGTCGTGAGTTTGGAATGAATCCGCTACCAGATCTCGTTGAAGATTGTGGAGCGGAAGTCATGGCGGCGTTGTTTCAGGGTGATATGCGTGGTCTGCGTCAGTTTCAAGGACGCAGTAAACTGTCCACTTGGCTGGCAGTGATTACGCGACGGACGACATTGAATTTTTTGCGTCATCAGCAGCGGACCGCAAAAAAAATACAACCAAATGACAGTCAATTTGATATTGCTACGATTCCTGATAAGCCTTTGCAGGAGACTCATCCCGTTGAGGCAGATGAGCGTGTGCAAATTCAGAGTTGTATGAATCAATTGAAGCAAACAGATCGTCAGGTTTTAGTGTTGTACTTTGATCAGAAGTTGAGTTATGCGGAGATTGGCCAGGCGCTTGGGATTTCAGAAAATGCAGTTGGTCCTAAACTGTATCGTGCACAACAAAGATTGAAAAAGTTAGTGAAAACAAGAAACAAACAGATATGA
- a CDS encoding efflux RND transporter permease subunit produces MLNAIIRFSLKQRHLTLAFSLFLIGFGTWQASSMGIDVFPNLNRPRVVVMTEAPGMAPEEVEALITFPLETTLNGATGVQSVRSSSGVGISIIYVEFEWGTDIYNDRQVVNERLQLVTEQLPDGIKPQLAPISSIMGQIMMIGMWSEDEKTSPLEVRTLADWVVRQRLLTIPGVSQVFTMGGGRKQFQVLVNPEALVKYGITLHDVRQACEQSNENATGGYLDEQGPNEFLVRALGRIQTLKDLEKVVIATRKGRPILLSQVAKVREGAQVKRGDSSAFVKQEDGTFAGGSAVVLTVNKQPDADTRRVAQDVLQALKDLKPSLPADIRIQPELYSQKSFIDRSIENVIDALVDGGILVVIILFLFLMNFRTTFITLTAIPLSIAITAIIFSVFGFSINTMTLGGLAVAIGELVDDAIVDVENIFRRLQENRFQEHPKPPLLVVFQASCEIRNSIVFGTVIVVLVFLPLFALSGMEGRLFAPLGVAYIVSILSSLVVSLTLTPVLSYWLLGKKFGSPINSDSLQIDQAHPKDGPLLRLLKWIAGFVISFSIRFAKPLLLAGIVCVFVASLLLAQLERDFLPPFNEGVAQLNVVLPPGTSLRKSNEISETVMDRLKNIEGVAAFSRRTGRAELDEHAEGVNISEFIITFDPKSDRSREVVLDDIRTSMENIPGIVISVEQPLAHLISHMISGVKAQVGIKIYGEDLTVLRNTASEMAANMRSVPGVTDVLVEPQVEIPQLQIKLNRDKLELYGLTSAYVNEYIETAMNGLVVSQVLQGQRTFDLLIRMDEKYREDLQKLKRLSIELPDGSTTPLSSVADISFSSGPNTINREKVQKRIIVQCNVSGHGLVDVVKDIQAKEVPIIEALPAGYFVEYSGQFESQQTASRMISALFLVSMMGVFLVLFTMFRSVNFSFQVMAALPMAFIGSVIAMVITGQTLTIAAMVGFISLGGIASRNGILLLNHYLHLVKYEGETWTREMIVRAGQERLAPVLMTALTSGIGLVPLALSQGEAGKEILYPVATVIIGGLLSSTILEFFIRPALFWTFGRGAGAKIVAQSADDIPLIEEQEEVLTSA; encoded by the coding sequence ATGTTGAATGCAATAATTCGATTCTCACTGAAACAGCGGCATTTGACGCTTGCATTTTCGCTATTCCTGATTGGATTTGGAACCTGGCAGGCGTCAAGCATGGGGATCGACGTCTTTCCTAATCTTAATCGTCCGCGTGTTGTGGTGATGACAGAAGCGCCGGGTATGGCTCCTGAAGAAGTGGAAGCGTTAATTACGTTTCCGCTGGAGACCACATTGAATGGTGCAACCGGAGTTCAATCGGTTCGCAGCTCTTCTGGTGTTGGCATTTCCATCATTTATGTCGAATTTGAATGGGGAACTGACATTTATAATGACCGGCAAGTTGTCAATGAACGTTTGCAACTTGTCACCGAACAATTACCTGATGGTATTAAACCTCAGTTAGCTCCGATTTCGTCAATCATGGGACAAATCATGATGATCGGAATGTGGAGCGAGGATGAGAAAACTTCGCCTTTGGAAGTCCGTACTTTGGCGGACTGGGTAGTGCGACAGCGACTGTTGACGATTCCTGGAGTATCTCAAGTATTTACAATGGGAGGCGGTCGCAAGCAATTTCAGGTGCTTGTCAATCCGGAAGCATTAGTGAAATACGGAATCACTTTGCATGATGTTAGGCAGGCTTGTGAACAGAGTAATGAGAACGCGACAGGCGGCTATCTGGATGAGCAAGGTCCCAATGAGTTTCTGGTGCGCGCACTGGGACGAATTCAGACGCTAAAAGATCTGGAAAAAGTTGTGATTGCAACGCGCAAGGGGCGTCCGATTTTACTTTCACAGGTTGCAAAAGTCAGAGAAGGAGCTCAGGTCAAGCGGGGGGATAGCTCTGCGTTCGTCAAACAGGAAGATGGCACCTTTGCTGGTGGATCAGCTGTTGTACTGACGGTTAACAAACAACCTGACGCTGATACACGACGCGTTGCCCAGGATGTGTTACAGGCTCTGAAAGACTTGAAACCGTCTTTGCCTGCTGATATTCGCATTCAGCCGGAACTCTATTCGCAGAAATCATTTATCGACCGTTCGATTGAGAATGTAATCGACGCCCTGGTGGATGGGGGAATTCTGGTCGTCATTATTCTGTTTCTATTCTTAATGAATTTTCGAACTACATTCATCACATTGACCGCCATTCCGCTTTCTATCGCGATTACAGCGATCATATTTTCCGTCTTTGGATTTTCGATTAATACAATGACGCTAGGAGGACTGGCGGTTGCCATTGGTGAGCTCGTGGATGATGCGATTGTTGATGTGGAAAATATCTTTCGCAGACTACAGGAAAATCGGTTTCAGGAGCATCCGAAACCACCCCTGCTGGTTGTTTTCCAGGCAAGCTGCGAAATTCGAAATTCAATTGTATTTGGTACTGTGATTGTAGTTTTAGTGTTTTTACCTCTGTTTGCTCTATCCGGGATGGAAGGCCGTTTGTTTGCTCCCTTAGGCGTTGCCTATATTGTTTCGATTCTTTCTTCACTTGTAGTTTCACTCACATTAACGCCCGTACTTTCGTATTGGTTACTTGGCAAAAAGTTTGGTTCTCCAATCAATTCTGATTCTCTCCAAATAGACCAGGCTCATCCGAAAGATGGACCTCTGTTGCGTTTATTGAAATGGATTGCAGGTTTTGTGATCAGTTTCAGCATTCGTTTTGCTAAACCGCTGTTGTTGGCAGGAATCGTTTGTGTTTTTGTTGCCTCTTTACTGCTTGCTCAGTTGGAACGAGATTTTTTGCCTCCTTTTAATGAAGGAGTTGCGCAGCTGAACGTCGTTTTGCCTCCAGGGACATCGTTACGAAAATCGAACGAAATTTCAGAAACCGTTATGGATCGGCTGAAAAATATCGAAGGTGTTGCTGCTTTCTCCCGGAGAACGGGGCGCGCGGAACTTGATGAACACGCAGAAGGTGTGAATATTTCAGAATTCATCATCACTTTTGATCCGAAGTCGGATCGCAGTCGCGAAGTGGTTCTTGATGATATTCGTACTTCAATGGAAAACATTCCAGGAATTGTGATTTCTGTCGAACAACCGCTGGCACATCTCATTTCACATATGATCTCAGGAGTGAAAGCTCAAGTTGGTATCAAAATCTATGGTGAAGATCTTACGGTCCTGCGTAACACAGCCAGTGAAATGGCGGCAAATATGAGATCTGTACCGGGGGTGACTGATGTGCTTGTGGAACCGCAGGTTGAAATTCCTCAGCTTCAAATTAAATTGAATCGAGACAAGTTGGAACTGTATGGCTTAACCAGTGCGTATGTAAATGAATATATCGAAACAGCGATGAATGGTTTAGTGGTTTCTCAAGTATTGCAAGGTCAGCGTACTTTCGATTTGTTAATTCGCATGGATGAGAAATACCGTGAAGACCTACAGAAGCTGAAACGACTTTCGATAGAGTTACCAGATGGTAGCACAACGCCTCTGTCTTCTGTCGCAGATATTTCGTTTTCTTCAGGGCCTAATACGATCAACCGTGAGAAGGTGCAAAAACGAATTATTGTGCAATGTAATGTGAGTGGTCACGGTCTGGTTGATGTCGTTAAGGACATTCAAGCAAAAGAAGTTCCGATCATTGAAGCATTGCCGGCTGGTTATTTTGTGGAATACAGCGGTCAATTTGAGAGTCAGCAAACGGCATCCCGTATGATCTCTGCGCTCTTTCTGGTATCGATGATGGGGGTTTTTCTAGTTCTGTTTACGATGTTCCGTTCCGTGAATTTTTCGTTTCAGGTGATGGCAGCGCTACCAATGGCCTTTATTGGTTCCGTTATTGCGATGGTCATCACAGGTCAAACACTCACAATCGCGGCAATGGTGGGATTTATTTCTCTGGGAGGAATTGCATCCCGTAACGGTATTCTCTTGTTAAATCATTATCTGCATCTGGTGAAGTATGAAGGCGAAACCTGGACGCGTGAGATGATTGTGAGAGCCGGTCAAGAGCGACTGGCACCGGTGCTCATGACGGCACTCACCTCAGGAATTGGTTTGGTTCCGTTGGCATTATCGCAAGGGGAAGCGGGGAAAGAGATATTGTACCCGGTGGCAACCGTGATCATTGGAGGTTTACTCAGTAGTACGATTCTGGAATTTTTTATTCGTCCTGCGTTGTTCTGGACTTTTGGACGAGGAGCGGGAGCCAAAATTGTAGCCCAAAGTGCGGATGATATTCCACTGATAGAAGAACAGGAAGAAGTTCTCACATCTGCTTAG
- a CDS encoding efflux RND transporter periplasmic adaptor subunit — MNNSTLTQNWKRILSLVVLILVGFLLWNSQQQWLPAIKNGLENNQTKNEKSADSHADEDSHNHDHSGHDETSSLELSDQARKNIGLTSDKLIPVKLQSFTRTISIPAIVVERPGKTRVTIVAPMTGIVTNVNVIAGEAVQPGRELFKIRLTHEDLVQAQTAFLKTLGELDVENKEIARIRKITNQGVIAGKVLLEREYAKEKLEAILKAQREALLLHGFSNAQVDQIVKTRHLIKSHQIYVPILHDQSGEVQLPNQKIRRISVNPPSKKDKSSVSTKSQFIVQALNVSKGDFVQAGDTLCVLADYSDLYLKGQAFEQEEAELTRCMVNQWSVEAIQEGKDKEKKQINNLKISYLDNKIETDARTFSVFVNLPNQIEHENIRDNGNRFITWQFKPGQRMRLRVPVEEWKKEIVLPVEAVASEGAEHFVFQENGDHFDRRPVHILYQDQLWAVIQNDGSIFPGDKIALAGAHQLQMALKNKAGGGADPHAGHSH; from the coding sequence ATGAATAATTCAACGCTAACACAAAATTGGAAACGGATTCTGTCTCTGGTTGTCCTGATTCTGGTGGGGTTTCTGTTATGGAATTCTCAGCAGCAGTGGTTACCCGCAATAAAAAACGGGTTAGAAAATAACCAAACAAAAAATGAGAAATCAGCAGACAGTCATGCAGATGAAGATTCTCATAATCATGATCATTCAGGACATGACGAAACCAGCTCGCTGGAATTATCTGATCAGGCTCGAAAGAATATTGGGCTAACCTCAGACAAACTGATTCCAGTGAAACTGCAATCTTTCACACGGACGATTTCAATTCCTGCGATTGTGGTAGAACGCCCAGGAAAAACCAGGGTTACCATTGTAGCTCCCATGACGGGCATCGTAACGAATGTGAATGTGATTGCGGGTGAAGCCGTTCAACCCGGTCGCGAACTCTTCAAAATTCGATTGACGCATGAAGACCTTGTGCAAGCACAGACGGCTTTTCTCAAGACACTCGGTGAACTCGATGTGGAAAACAAAGAAATTGCTCGGATTCGGAAAATCACGAATCAGGGAGTGATCGCTGGTAAAGTATTACTCGAGCGAGAATACGCGAAAGAAAAACTGGAAGCCATCTTAAAAGCACAAAGGGAAGCGTTGCTGTTACACGGATTTAGTAATGCACAAGTTGATCAAATTGTGAAAACACGACATCTGATCAAATCCCATCAGATTTACGTCCCTATTTTGCATGATCAATCCGGCGAAGTACAACTTCCTAATCAGAAGATTCGACGAATCTCGGTGAATCCTCCCTCAAAGAAAGATAAATCGTCTGTGTCGACAAAGTCACAATTCATTGTACAAGCATTGAATGTCAGTAAAGGTGACTTCGTTCAGGCGGGTGATACGCTGTGTGTTTTAGCTGACTACAGTGATCTGTATCTTAAAGGACAGGCGTTTGAGCAGGAAGAGGCTGAGTTGACCCGTTGTATGGTCAATCAATGGTCGGTAGAAGCAATCCAGGAAGGGAAAGACAAAGAGAAAAAACAGATCAACAATCTCAAAATTAGCTATCTTGACAATAAAATCGAAACCGATGCACGCACATTTTCCGTATTTGTCAATCTTCCTAATCAGATAGAGCATGAAAATATCAGAGACAACGGAAACCGTTTTATCACATGGCAATTCAAGCCAGGTCAACGAATGCGATTGCGAGTTCCTGTTGAAGAATGGAAGAAAGAAATTGTGTTACCTGTTGAAGCTGTTGCCAGCGAAGGGGCTGAGCATTTTGTGTTTCAAGAGAATGGCGATCATTTTGATCGACGTCCGGTACATATTCTCTATCAGGATCAATTGTGGGCTGTCATTCAAAATGACGGTTCTATTTTTCCGGGTGATAAAATCGCGCTCGCTGGAGCACATCAACTGCAAATGGCTTTAAAAAATAAAGCAGGTGGAGGTGCTGATCCGCATGCCGGGCATTCTCATTAA
- a CDS encoding C-terminal binding protein, which translates to MSAKFRVLITDRAWPDCEVERKELALVDAEVIEAPPGADEQTLIEYATGVDAIATCWAPVTEAVIAAAPRCKTIARLGIGLDNIDVKYASSKKIPVTNVPDYCIPEVADHAIALMLASLRNVAFFHHQTKQGIYDLAVAPIPHRVSTLTMGVFGFGLTGQAVAARVRAFGMNVIANNSSGNDYGTGTTMVSFSDLLVQSDVISIHAPLTDATHHQFDESAFEQMKSTALIINTSRGGLIDFSALKSAIQNEQIAGAALDVFDPEPPDLNDPFFKDKRVIATPHAAFISQESLDELRQQAARQVADILVGRETTNVVNATAVE; encoded by the coding sequence GTGTCTGCCAAATTCCGTGTATTAATTACTGATCGTGCCTGGCCGGATTGCGAAGTGGAACGCAAAGAATTAGCACTCGTCGATGCAGAAGTTATCGAAGCCCCTCCCGGAGCAGACGAACAGACACTCATCGAATACGCTACCGGAGTTGATGCCATCGCCACATGTTGGGCTCCCGTGACAGAAGCTGTGATTGCAGCGGCCCCGCGTTGTAAAACGATTGCGCGTTTGGGAATTGGATTGGACAACATTGATGTAAAATATGCCTCTTCCAAAAAGATTCCGGTCACCAATGTTCCCGATTACTGTATCCCGGAAGTCGCCGATCATGCGATTGCGTTGATGTTAGCGAGTTTACGAAATGTTGCCTTTTTTCATCACCAGACGAAACAGGGAATCTATGATCTCGCAGTTGCGCCAATACCACATCGAGTCAGTACATTGACAATGGGAGTCTTTGGTTTCGGCCTGACGGGACAAGCCGTTGCAGCGCGTGTACGTGCTTTTGGTATGAACGTGATTGCAAACAATTCGTCTGGAAACGACTATGGAACGGGAACCACTATGGTTTCGTTTTCAGATCTACTGGTGCAAAGTGATGTCATTTCCATTCACGCACCACTGACAGATGCCACCCATCATCAATTTGATGAAAGTGCGTTCGAACAAATGAAGTCAACCGCTTTAATCATCAATACTTCCAGAGGAGGGCTCATTGACTTTTCTGCATTGAAATCTGCTATTCAAAATGAGCAAATCGCTGGAGCAGCACTGGATGTGTTTGACCCGGAACCACCTGATCTGAATGATCCTTTTTTCAAGGATAAAAGAGTGATTGCCACTCCCCATGCTGCATTCATTTCGCAAGAATCACTGGATGAACTCCGGCAACAGGCAGCCCGCCAGGTGGCAGATATCCTCGTGGGGAGGGAAACCACTAATGTCGTAAATGCAACAGCAGTTGAATAA